The nucleotide window GTTTGTAGGCCCAGGCGTGGGGGGTGTTGAGTCCCACATATGGGATTTGTGTTTCTTGGTTTCCTTATGTGgtcttgggcaatcctcacctcatgagttagcttttggggttgagttaggacCAAGGTCCATTTATCATAATTTTTTAGATGAGATGGTTACACActtcaacatggtatcagagcaggtagAGGCTCTGGGTTCGAGTCTCACCGGTCAAAAAGAATCAAGCTCGCACATGATGTGGCGTGTTGAAGACATAATAAGCAAATAAAAGTGTACTCTCTTTAACAGCTTAAGCTTTTAGAATGGTCACACACTTCAATAATATTTTTCGTTGATGGGAATGATTGTGCAAGTGTCGTGTACATTTTGCTCGTTAAAGTAACAGCGGAATGCAGTGAGGCTTCTAAGCAGGCAATGGAGAATATTCAGAACCATTGGATatactagtagctgcagaatccTGTAAAAGTTCTAGAAGGCAATTAAAGCGATAGAACTTGAGATCAAGGAGGATACCGATGTAAAATCATCATCTGAAAGCATGCTCAAGCAAATATCTCTGAACGTATTTGAAACTTGAAGAACAGTCTCATTTTTTCCCTTACCAATTGAGCCTTGCTTGATGCCTGATAATGCAAAGCAATATTGGTATGGAAAACTTCAGGTCTTAAGAAAGATGTAAAGAAAGAAGAGATTTGAGAATGAACTGTGTGATTATTCCCGCAAGCATGTTGAGGTTTATATAGTGTTTACAAGTAATCCTAAAAGGAAACAAAAGTATGCAAGTAATcctaaaaagaaatgaaaagtaattcctattccttttttttttttaagagtCTAGTAATTCCTATTCCTATTTACATATATGGATTCTAAACCTTTGCTATATATACAAGGAATAGGATCttgtaatattaataatattctAATTCTTAACAAAAGATAATGGTCTAAGTATAAGTCGGACCAGAATAACATctctattatttttttcttatcaaCGCTTTCCCCAAATTATTTAAGTTGCTTCAATCTTTGGTTTGTGTCAGTTTAGTTTCAAGCTTTACCTTCTCAAAGACAACTACTTTTCACAAGGGTTAGGTCTAGTGGCCAATAAGCTGGAGTGGGCCATGGTAGACCAGGATCCAGATCTAATTTCAAATAGAGAGAGAAATTACCCTCTATCTAAATCTTGGGGGCGGATTTAACCGTAGCTGTATTGTGCAATGGCTTCTCAGCACTTCCAGAACAAACAGAGAtgctaaagaaaagaagaacaaaagtTCTTGAACAGATTTTGCAAGGACAGTGTAAACAGAGAGAAATATAGAGAGGGAACCTGCAAATTCTTTATTCAGATCTACAATTCAATTAAGAATCGTATTTATACACAAGATGATTCCCTGGCTAAGGCCCAAAGTAAATAATATCTATCACTAGGGGTTGGCTGTTGCAACCTTGGGTGATGGTGAGGCCAATCTCCATTCAAGTGAGTTTAGGCGAATCCCACATCTTTGAGATGATGGTGGGGCAAATGTAAGTGAGGAGTGAGGCACTGAGTCCTAAGGGGGCGTATGTGACATTCTAGGCAAATCCCACATTGACAAAACACGTGAGAAATGTTGGGTATATAAGGAAGCAAGCCTTAGAACCTAATGACACGTTTTAAAGCTGTGCGAGCCAAAGCCCAaaacggacaatatcactagtggaTTGGGCTCAACCTTGAGGCCATTAAGCTTCAAAGTTAGCAGTGCAGTCATAAAGAGTTAAGATGCTTGAACAAGTTATCCATGTCAAGAAAACACAAATTATACTAAGcaaacaatcttaaggaaatatGGGAACAACCTAGTCAAAAATTGATATCATATTAGCAAAAAATTGGGAAAGAAAGTATCCTCATCATGCATTTTTCAGACTTCTGCATAGCATTCTACCAAAGGGGTGTCAGCAACTAATTAAAACTAACCAAACTATGAAGTCGTTTGTTAAAATAACCTGTGATTTGCACAAGCTGATGAGAGTTTCTCTGACTGTAATCGCATGGATCTGACTTCACCcgaacaaaacttcctataatcttgTTTTCATTTGATTGCAGCAGCTTGATCATCTCCAGCACTAGGCTCTTCTTCAAATAGACAAGTTTAATATTTTCAGGGACCAAGGCTGCAAATTGACTCGGAGCTGGAGTAAGATACTTCTTTGTCAGTTTCTTGTTTGGATCTGACTTTTTGCCAATTTCGGAAGCCACGAATATTTCCCTGTCATTTTCTTCAAGATCATCATCAAGCTCCTCTTCTTCCGAATTCTGCTCATTTTCGGCAAAGTGTGCTTCAAGGAGTTTATATATTCTGCCTATGTTAACCTTTTTCTTACCTAAGACTGTTTGTAATCTAGCATCACAAATTATCCTCCTCTTTTTTACTGGATCACAAAGATCATTTTTTTTTACATAGTTATTTATTAGTAAGGACACATCATGTTGGGATAATGTTTCACTAGTATCTTGACCAATAAACTGAAGAAAGTCAACTAGAGCTTTTGACCCCCATCCAATAAATTCCTTTTTCTTCGATTTAACTTTTCGTTGCAATTTTTGTTGCTGAAGCTTATATCTCTTCTTTTTACATCCTCGCTTGTGAGGTTTCCCATCATTCGAACCTTCATAGTCAGAAACCAGCTGCTCATCCTCTTCTTCACTACCTTCATCTAAATTAGAGGTTGGTTGGTACTCATTGTCCCTGTTCACTCGATCTTTAGCAGCAAAAAGACTGCTTTTGTCAAATCTTTCTTTTTCCTTGACTGTTTCATAATACTCTCTAAACAGGCCTTCATATGTCTCCCGGTCTCTAAGGTTGACACTTTCCTGGAATGTAATAACCATTCACACAGGAATGACAATCAAATACTTACCAAGAAGAAGGTTAAAAAAAATGAGCAAAAGAGAGAAACAAGATAATAGCAATAATAAAACAAGACTCCTGTAAATGCATGTTACCATTTAGATGATTGCAATGAGTAGAGAGAAGTAAAATCCATGCAAAATCTACTTGTCAACTTGTTTTCTTGATAGAGACAGTAATCTGTGTAATTCTGCATATGCACCCAGgtgcctatttttatttttatttttgataaccatggtgtccgggccagcttgcgcgcacctcgactaattccacgggatacctgccacctcccaccagcaacaggtaccaggtaactctatccacctCCCACCAGCACCTAGGTGCCTATTTAGAAACAATAAGTTCATTCTTCTGGTAAAATTCAGGATAACTGATTAACATGTCAACAGAAAATGGGCATTATCGTAAATAACACTTTCTTAGCTTATCTCCATAGTGTGTAAACTTTCCTTTGAAGGATATCATATTTAAGCATACATCGCGGAGTTGTTAAATACAGGGCGAATCACAATAGTTAGTTATAACTATAGTCACCTCGCTTCTACTTTGGTAGCTTCCTTCAGTAGCCTCCAAAGGCAACCTGGGAACAATGGAAGAGTTCTGCTACCAACTAATAATTGCTCTACCTAATAATTTAACTGAAAAATTTGCTCCATCTAGTAGGTGCAAAACTAGCTAATCACTATAGCCATACTCCTTTTGTTAGCTCTTTCTAGAGCAATACCATTACCAAGCTTAATTTAGCTGTTAAATAGACGGTGTAACACAAGTCATCAATTACTACAAGTATCACCTCACATGCTGCTCGATAGACTACACTTGCTCAAGTGACAGGAAGCCTAACATGAGAAAATTTTAGGAACCAACTACATGACTATTCAACCCAACACCCCTCAAATTTAGCTAATGATAGTCCCATGCATACATCCTTCTTCTCTTGTTAACGCTGGAAACTTTCAACTTCAATATTTTGCTTTTATTTCCTTCTCTTATGAATAAAAGACAAACGTATTTGCTTTTCTAAAATGTCATACTGTGAAGCTTTAGAGCTCTAGACATTGACTTATCGAATTTTGTCAATTTTCCCATGAGTTGCACAGATAACATTCCAAAACAATAGTCAGCAATTAATAAGTAGCGACACATGTAGTTTGAGAAATAAAGGCATAATTGTCATCCATACCCCTTCAGAATCAACATCCATGTTTTCTTCCACAAGTAAAGCAAGCTTTAAACAGTCATTGCAGAATCCATACTTCCCTTTAATACGGGCAAATTCTGTATAAAGGATGCAGCGATTGCATACAGCATTTACACAGCAATAACAATGATAACTTGAACTTCTGTGGCAAAATAAGCAACTGTGCCATCCTGGAATATAGTAAGAACGTCATTACTTTGAGCCAGCTATTATCAACATAAAACAACATTGACACTAAGGAATAAGATAAATAACGGAAGAGTAAATAAGAACTCAAACCCAACAAATTCCAATGTAATCTGATGTGTTTCAGATAGACATGATACTCTTATGTACTTTTGAGTTTCAGCCAATCTTAGTTGTATGGATAAATAGAAGACAGATCTTGGCCCTCGGGCCAAAAAGTTGAATTACACTCTGATTATCTTCACTGCAGCAAAAACTAGTAATAACCCTCCCTCCCTCTCTCTCAGTGTACCTGCGGGTAACTGTTTTCTATCTGTTTATACAGATATGGCAAGACCATCAAAACGAATAAAATTAGTAAATTACTTAGCCTGATGATAAATAAAAAGTAGGTTAAGAtcagaaaataaatttaaaaaaatagatgATTTCACTATGCCTGTGCACATTGGTGAAGAAATACAAGCTTTGGGAAGCTTCCCAGCAAAAATATTACAATCCTCCTATGTTCAGACAATTTGCAGAAAAAACTTAGAAAAGATTAGCATGTAACGGTGTTGCTAAAGGTGAAAAATAGAAATGCACCAATTTCCATGCAGTTCTCACTGGCTATTAGTTGATTAATCCTATGCTTCCTCTGCCACCCAGGATCGTGTTCCACACTATGTCTTGTTCACAATCTCCTCATTTTTCTCTTCCTCCTTGTGTCTTTGATATACTTGTTTTGTTCATAACCAAATTCCTAGACGTGATAAGCTAGTTCTCGAGCCAACAAATGTGTCTTGGCTTTTCTAGGATTCAAAAGCATTATCATTGCTATTCTCCTGAAGATACCAACTTAATTGGCACCTGATGTCAACAGATGTTACATTCTTTGAGATTCAGCCTTAATCAACTCTTTTTTCTTCTAAGAATCAGGTATATCTACTAGCTTCCTCTCCTTCTACAACACGCCACTACTGACATATTATCTCCATCGCCAACATCCTCCACCGAGTGAACATGATTCACGGCCTGTACTGAATTCTTCTCCAGCCGTGGATCCATCTCCTCCTGCTAACCCTCCTATTGTTAAAAGGTATA belongs to Nicotiana tabacum cultivar K326 chromosome 6, ASM71507v2, whole genome shotgun sequence and includes:
- the LOC107798425 gene encoding uncharacterized protein At5g08430 isoform X3, producing MTKRKKNKSLRKEEIAEDWCFVCKDGGQLLICDYGRCLKAYHPRCVGKDDSFLTSDGRWTCRWHSCLFCHRSSSYHCYCCVNAVCNRCILYTEFARIKGKYGFCNDCLKLALLVEENMDVDSEGESVNLRDRETYEGLFREYYETVKEKERFDKSSLFAAKDRVNRDNEYQPTSNLDEGSEEEDEQLVSDYEGSNDGKPHKRGCKKKRYKLQQQKLQRKVKSKKKEFIGWGSKALVDFLQFIGQDTSETLSQHDVSLLINNYVKKNDLCDPVKKRRIICDARLQTVLGKKKVNIGRIYKLLEAHFAENEQNSEEEELDDDLEENDREIFVASEIGKKSDPNKKLTKKYLTPAPSQFAALVPENIKLVYLKKSLVLEMIKLLQSNENKIIGSFVRVKSDPCDYSQRNSHQLVQITGIKQGSIGKGKNETVLQVSNTFRDICLSMLSDDDFTSEECEDLRERVKAGVLKKLTVVELEQRARVLHEDITKHWIARKLSLLEKLIDQANEKGWRYQFCEYMEQKKHLQNPSEQSLLLHNFPRVTPDVAEHEPLAEHKIHDEQEHQCLHETTPSKVVNGKQEDRETYSEKNTQQYAYSPEEKAEINVLEEPHQFTATDPNRSKTSLLREISEIKAASQSEVDASLISNNDLKVNQQLYANMGPKKVESQELERIEVVDLSSDDEAKLGVVADDPDMRVWHISGQNEKYSLSLLKRWVEKTPSACKFKVWKEGQSEEKAILLSKAINLVLPQK